Part of the Emys orbicularis isolate rEmyOrb1 chromosome 10, rEmyOrb1.hap1, whole genome shotgun sequence genome is shown below.
TTTCTCGAGAAGAACCTCTACCCTTCCAACTGCCTGGGCATGATGCTGCTCTCAGACGTTCATCAGTGCCGCAGACTCTACGAGCTGTCCTGGAGGATGTGCCTGGTCAACTTTGAAACAGTGCACAAGAGCGAGGATTTCAACAACCTCTCCAAGGACACCCTGCTGGACCTGATCTCCAGTGACGAGCTGGAGATAGAGGATGAGGAGAAGGTCTTCAGGGCCATCATTCAGTGGGTGAAGTATGACTTGGACAAGCGGAAGGTGGATCTCCCAGAGCTGCTGAGGAACGTGCGTCTGGCCTTGTTGCCTTCCAAGTGCCTCAAGGAAGCCATGGCGTGCGAGGACCTGATCATGGCAGATGAGAGGAACAAGCTCATCATGGACGAAGCCATGCTCTGCAAGAAGAAGATCCTCCAGAATGACGGGGTGGTCACCAGCCCCTGTGCCAGGCCCCGCAAAGCCGGGCACACCTTGCTGATCCTGGGCGGGCAGACCTTTATGTGTGATAAGATCTACCAGGTGGATCAAAAGGCAAAAGAGATCATCCCCAAAGCAGACCTGCCAAGCCCAAGGAAAGAGTTTAGTGCCTGTGCCATTGGCTGCAAAGTCTATGTCACCGGCGGGCGGGGCTCGGAGAATGGGGTCTCCAAAGACGTCTGGGTGTATGACACCGTTCATGAGGAATGGTCCAAAGCTGCTCCCATGCTGATAGCTAGGTTTGGGCATGGCTCAGCTGAACTGGAGAACTGCCTCTACGTGGTCGGTGGGCACACTGCGGTGGCTGGCGTCTTTCCGGCATCTCCTTCTGTTTCCTTGAAGCAGGTAGAGAAGTATGACCCTGCCTCCAACAAATGGACCATGGTGGCCCCTCTAAGGGATGGAGTCAGCAACGCTGCAGTGGTCAGTGCTAGGCTGAAGCTTTTTGTCTTTGGCGGGACCAGCATCCACCGGGACATGGTGTCCAAAGTCCAGTGCTACGATCCTGTCGTGAACCGGTGGGCGATCAAAGCAGAGTGCCCCCAGCCTTGGCGCTACACTGCCGCCGCTGTTCTAGGCAGCCAGATTTTCATCATGGGCGGGGACACTGAATTCACAGCTGCGTCCGCCTACCGCTTCGACTGTGAAACGGACCAGTGGACGCGGATCGGGGACATGACTGCCAAGCGCATGTCATGCCACGCCTTGGCCTCGGGGAATAAGCTTTACGTGGTGGGGGGTTACTTTGGGACGCAGAGGTGTAAAACGCTGGATTGTTATGACCCTACCTCGGACACGTGGAACTGTATAACAACAGTGCCGTACTCACTCATCC
Proteins encoded:
- the KLHL25 gene encoding kelch-like protein 25 isoform X1, whose protein sequence is MSVSVHENRKSRTSTGSMNILLFHKTSHPDCVLSHLNTFRKRCVFTDVTLWAGNRSFLCHRAVLAASSSYFEAMFSNGLRESLDDEVNFHDSLHPEVLELLLDFAYSSQIIINEENAESLLEAGDMLQFHDVRDAAAEFLEKNLYPSNCLGMMLLSDVHQCRRLYELSWRMCLVNFETVHKSEDFNNLSKDTLLDLISSDELEIEDEEKVFRAIIQWVKYDLDKRKVDLPELLRNVRLALLPSKCLKEAMACEDLIMADERNKLIMDEAMLCKKKILQNDGVVTSPCARPRKAGHTLLILGGQTFMCDKIYQVDQKAKEIIPKADLPSPRKEFSACAIGCKVYVTGGRGSENGVSKDVWVYDTVHEEWSKAAPMLIARFGHGSAELENCLYVVGGHTAVAGVFPASPSVSLKQVEKYDPASNKWTMVAPLRDGVSNAAVVSARLKLFVFGGTSIHRDMVSKVQCYDPVVNRWAIKAECPQPWRYTAAAVLGSQIFIMGGDTEFTAASAYRFDCETDQWTRIGDMTAKRMSCHALASGNKLYVVGGYFGTQRCKTLDCYDPTSDTWNCITTVPYSLIPTAFVSTWKHLPA
- the KLHL25 gene encoding kelch-like protein 25 isoform X2, with protein sequence MSVSVHENRKSRTSTGSMNILLFHKTSHPDCVLSFLCHRAVLAASSSYFEAMFSNGLRESLDDEVNFHDSLHPEVLELLLDFAYSSQIIINEENAESLLEAGDMLQFHDVRDAAAEFLEKNLYPSNCLGMMLLSDVHQCRRLYELSWRMCLVNFETVHKSEDFNNLSKDTLLDLISSDELEIEDEEKVFRAIIQWVKYDLDKRKVDLPELLRNVRLALLPSKCLKEAMACEDLIMADERNKLIMDEAMLCKKKILQNDGVVTSPCARPRKAGHTLLILGGQTFMCDKIYQVDQKAKEIIPKADLPSPRKEFSACAIGCKVYVTGGRGSENGVSKDVWVYDTVHEEWSKAAPMLIARFGHGSAELENCLYVVGGHTAVAGVFPASPSVSLKQVEKYDPASNKWTMVAPLRDGVSNAAVVSARLKLFVFGGTSIHRDMVSKVQCYDPVVNRWAIKAECPQPWRYTAAAVLGSQIFIMGGDTEFTAASAYRFDCETDQWTRIGDMTAKRMSCHALASGNKLYVVGGYFGTQRCKTLDCYDPTSDTWNCITTVPYSLIPTAFVSTWKHLPA